One part of the Coffea eugenioides isolate CCC68of chromosome 10, Ceug_1.0, whole genome shotgun sequence genome encodes these proteins:
- the LOC113748958 gene encoding allene oxide synthase 1, chloroplastic-like, which yields MALSSPVLTPFHLQLPSHRSSKPFTGKLIVHPIRASVSERPSSISPPPRQPQPAKLPIRKIPGDYGLPLIGPVKDRLDYFYNQGKDEYFKSRVQKYRSTVFKTNMPPGPFISPNPNVIVLLDGKSFPVLFDVSKVEKKDLFTGTFMPSTELTGGYRVLSYLDPSEPNHAKLKKLMFFHLSSRRDHVIPEFQKSYTELFDGLEEELATNGKAKFNEANDQAAFNFLARSLYGANPADSQLGRDGPKFVGKWVVFQIHPVLKLGLPNVLEDLLIHTFPLPPALVKKEYQLLYDFFRANSTSVLDEAERNGISREEACHNLIFATCFNSFGGMKLFFTNMLKWIGRAGVKLHTQLAQEIRSALKSSDGRVTMRAIENMPLTKSVVYEALRIEPPVPAQYGRAKTNFTIESHDSAFEVKAGEMLFGYQPFATRDPKIFERSEEFVADRFVGEKGEKLLKHVLWSNGPETESPDVNNKQCAGKDFVVLVSRLLLVEFFRRYDSFEIEVGTSPLGAAVTVTSLKKA from the coding sequence atggcctTATCCTCCCCAGTTCTCACCCCTTTTCATCTCCAACTTCCATCACATAGATCATCAAAGCCCTTCACTGGAAAGCTCATTGTCCACCCGATCAGAGCTTCCGTATCAGAAAGACCGTCATCAATTTCCCCACCGCCTCGGCAACCCCAGCCCGCAAAGCTGCCAATCAGAAAAATCCCAGGTGACTATGGGCTTCCCTTGATTGGACCCGTCAAGGACAGACTCGACTACTTCTACAACCAAGGCAAGGACGAATACTTCAAGTCCCGGGTCCAGAAGTACCGGTCCACGGTTTTCAAAACCAACATGCCGCCCGGTCCTTTCATTTCTCCCAACCCGAACGTCATCGTTTTGCTCGACGGCAAGAGCTTCCCCGTCCTCTTCGACGTCTCCAAAGTCGAGAAGAAGGACCTCTTCACCGGCACTTTCATGCCCTCCACTGAACTCACCGGCGGCTACCGCGTCCTCTCCTACCTTGATCCATCCGAGCCCAACCACGCCAAGCTTAAGAAGCTCATGTTCTTCCACCTCTCCTCCCGCCGGGACCACGTCATCCCCGAGTTCCAGAAGAGCTACACCGAGCTATTCGACGGCCTCGAGGAGGAACTCGCCACCAATGGCAAAGCCAAATTCAATGAAGCCAACGATCAAGCAGCTTTCAACTTCCTTGCTCGATCCCTCTACGGCGCAAACCCCGCCGACTCGCAACTCGGCCGTGACGGCCCTAAATTCGTCGGAAAATGGGTGGTTTTCCAGATTCATCCCGTCCTAAAGCTCGGCCTACCCAACGTCCTCGAAGACCTGTTGATCCACACCTTCCCTTTACCCCCAGCTCTGGTGAAAAAGGAGTACCAATTGCTCTACGATTTCTTCCGCGCCAACTCCACCTCCGTCCTCGACGAGGCCGAGAGAAACGGAATCTCCCGCGAGGAAGCTTGCCACAACCTCATATTCGCCACCTGCTTCAATTCCTTCGGCggaatgaaacttttcttcACCAACATGCTCAAATGGATCGGACGGGCTGGAGTCAAACTCCACACCCAATTAGCCCAAGAAATTCGGTCAGCTCTAAAATCATCGGACGGCAGAGTTACAATGAGAGCCATCGAAAACATGCCTTTGACAAAATCAGTCGTCTACGAAGCCCTGAGGATTGAACCTCCCGTGCCGGCCCAATACGGGAGGGCCAAGACCAATTTTACTATCGAGTCCCATGATTCGGCGTTCGAGGTCAAAGCAGGAGAAATGTTGTTTGGATACCAACCGTTCGCCACAAGGGATCCGAAGATTTTCGAGAGGTCCGAGGAATTTGTGGCGGACAGGTTCGTGGGTGAAAAGGGTGAGAAGTTATTGAAGCATGTTTTGTGGTCTAACGGACCTGAAACGGAAAGTCCTGACGTTAATAATAAACAGTGCGCTGGGAAGGATTTTGTGGTGCTGGTGTCGAGGTTGCTGCTAGTGGAGTTCTTCCGCCGTTACGATTCGTTTGAGATCGAGGTCGGTACGTCGCCGTTAGGTGCTGCTGTGACTGTTACGTCTTTGAAAAAAGCCTag